One window from the genome of Paenibacillus azoreducens encodes:
- a CDS encoding dienelactone hydrolase family protein produces the protein MNKRFSPQSLVIILHEIYGINDHIRFFSDELTKEGFDVIAPNLLDRGAFPYEEEEQAYQYFVNEIGFDQSLHKVKQIVEEQRKKYNRIYIIGFSIGATTAWRSSECGVDGVIGYYGSRIRNYSEVEPECPTLLFFSQHEKSFNVMDLAEKLETKKMTDIEIVEAEHGFMNPFHKAYKPEEYKKCMEASLHFLGKIQF, from the coding sequence ATGAATAAGCGTTTCTCTCCCCAATCTTTAGTCATTATTTTGCATGAAATATATGGGATCAATGATCATATTCGTTTTTTCAGCGATGAGCTGACGAAAGAAGGTTTCGATGTAATCGCTCCGAATTTATTGGACAGGGGAGCTTTTCCTTATGAGGAAGAAGAGCAAGCCTATCAATATTTTGTGAACGAAATCGGCTTCGATCAATCACTTCATAAAGTGAAGCAAATCGTGGAAGAACAGCGCAAAAAGTACAATCGGATCTATATCATTGGCTTTAGTATCGGTGCAACCACTGCCTGGCGCAGCAGCGAATGCGGGGTGGATGGGGTCATTGGATATTACGGATCGCGAATTAGAAATTATTCAGAGGTAGAACCGGAATGTCCAACATTACTATTTTTCTCCCAACATGAGAAGTCATTTAACGTAATGGATTTAGCGGAAAAGTTAGAAACGAAAAAAATGACCGACATCGAAATTGTTGAAGCTGAACACGGGTTTATGAATCCTTTTCATAAGGCCTATAAACCTGAAGAATACAAGAAATGCATGGAGGCTAGTCTTCATTTTCTTGGAAAAATTCAATTTTAA
- a CDS encoding GNAT family N-acetyltransferase, producing the protein MEAYENLQFQPITEEDIAVLTEIMTRAFDLDTQQFLGQAKGGPTGYDTGEFIRKWALESPTQSYKVLLDKKVIGAVIVWINENNENYLGNLFVDPLLENRGIGLAIWRYIEQKYPNTKKWLTDTPGYSKRNHHFYVNKCGFKIVKIVNPMNREDEMYVLEKEM; encoded by the coding sequence ATGGAAGCTTACGAGAATTTGCAGTTTCAACCTATTACTGAAGAAGATATTGCCGTTTTAACTGAAATCATGACCCGCGCCTTTGATTTGGATACACAGCAATTTTTGGGCCAAGCAAAGGGAGGGCCTACTGGATATGACACGGGCGAATTTATAAGGAAATGGGCGCTGGAATCACCTACCCAGTCTTATAAGGTCTTATTGGATAAGAAGGTAATCGGGGCTGTTATTGTATGGATTAACGAAAACAACGAAAACTATTTAGGTAATTTATTTGTCGATCCGTTGCTGGAAAACCGCGGGATTGGGCTAGCCATATGGAGATACATAGAACAGAAGTACCCGAACACAAAAAAATGGCTGACGGATACTCCGGGTTATTCCAAAAGAAATCATCATTTTTACGTGAATAAATGTGGGTTTAAAATCGTAAAAATCGTGAATCCGATGAATCGGGAAGATGAGATGTACGTGTTGGAAAAAGAAATGTAG
- a CDS encoding alpha/beta hydrolase gives MKDTRVYKQTDHCSISADIYDQGPGSPVIIYIHGGALIFGTRTWLSLEQIEYFTRSGFSIVNIDYRLAPETDFVSIIEDIRDAVEWVRTMAVKWYDFDVHKMAVMGSSAGGFLSLLTGTMEIKPNAIVSLYGYGDILGDWFAQPSEYYCKRPIVSRTKALESVGDKEVTNGVWERFDFYLYCRQQGVWVQEVTGLDRNNDSDELIKYNPIDNISEDYPPTLLLHGDRDTDVPYEQSFFMHEKLKEKGIYSKLITIEGADHVFDQHFNDPMVQNAFKEIVDFLSLRLK, from the coding sequence ATGAAAGACACCAGAGTCTATAAGCAAACGGATCACTGTTCCATAAGTGCCGATATCTATGATCAAGGCCCGGGTTCGCCAGTTATTATATATATCCATGGAGGCGCTTTAATTTTCGGGACAAGAACATGGCTGTCTTTGGAACAAATCGAGTATTTTACGCGTTCCGGTTTTAGTATCGTCAATATCGATTATAGGCTGGCGCCTGAAACGGATTTTGTATCCATTATTGAAGATATCCGGGATGCAGTGGAATGGGTAAGAACAATGGCGGTAAAATGGTATGATTTTGACGTTCATAAAATGGCGGTCATGGGCAGCTCAGCGGGCGGATTCCTTAGTTTATTAACAGGAACAATGGAGATCAAACCTAATGCCATCGTTTCCTTGTATGGATATGGCGATATTTTGGGCGACTGGTTCGCGCAGCCGAGTGAGTATTATTGTAAGAGGCCCATCGTGAGCAGAACCAAAGCATTGGAGTCTGTGGGGGATAAAGAAGTGACGAATGGCGTATGGGAAAGATTCGATTTTTATCTTTATTGCCGCCAGCAAGGCGTCTGGGTTCAAGAAGTAACTGGACTTGATCGCAACAACGATTCCGACGAACTCATAAAATACAACCCAATCGATAATATATCCGAAGATTATCCCCCAACATTACTTCTTCATGGGGATCGAGATACGGACGTTCCTTATGAGCAATCATTTTTTATGCATGAGAAATTAAAAGAGAAGGGGATCTATTCCAAGCTAATTACAATTGAAGGCGCCGACCATGTGTTTGACCAACATTTTAATGATCCTATGGTTCAGAATGCTTTTAAGGAGATTGTTGATTTTCTAAGCTTGAGATTGAAATGA
- a CDS encoding GNAT family N-acetyltransferase has translation MTDLSIEIVSQANANEILEFEKENRDYFETFVPSRGDEYYETDNFHKIINSIIEEQLQDLCYMYIIRNKEGEMVGRVNIVDIALEECRKAELGYRIGRKHCGKGYATAAVKLAVTEAFDRHRIDQLKAGTSPTNIGSQIVLIKNGFEFVSRQEKVMQVNNRWEDSIHFVRKK, from the coding sequence ATGACTGATCTATCTATTGAAATCGTATCGCAAGCGAATGCCAATGAGATTCTGGAGTTTGAAAAAGAAAACCGGGATTATTTTGAGACATTTGTTCCTTCGCGGGGGGATGAATATTATGAAACGGATAATTTCCACAAAATAATCAACAGCATTATTGAAGAACAGCTCCAAGATCTTTGCTACATGTACATCATCCGTAATAAGGAAGGCGAAATGGTCGGCAGGGTGAATATAGTGGACATCGCCTTGGAAGAGTGCAGAAAAGCGGAACTAGGTTATAGAATTGGCCGAAAACATTGCGGGAAGGGATATGCCACGGCTGCTGTCAAGCTCGCAGTGACTGAAGCTTTTGACCGCCATCGAATTGATCAATTAAAGGCTGGAACATCGCCAACCAATATTGGCTCGCAAATCGTGCTCATCAAAAACGGGTTTGAATTCGTCAGCAGACAGGAAAAAGTGATGCAGGTAAACAACCGCTGGGAAGATAGCATTCATTTTGTGAGAAAAAAATAA
- a CDS encoding DUF6933 domain-containing protein, with product MLVLRLTQSLLKDMKAAAIEDCESSLLFSWHANMYQLNNRKHIIFMNDLSRLSVIVDEVRSSQLEKMKEKFKTTLSEYLRNEGVSQSLIKQYFLEGSEVVISKTNSRSVLGTMKEVIWYTQDTHLEYADHIGRMKWLNKLIYKPIDYKEPRDVFKEALKTRYSHSK from the coding sequence ATGTTGGTACTGAGATTGACACAATCACTATTAAAAGATATGAAAGCAGCAGCAATAGAAGATTGCGAGTCTTCCCTATTATTCAGTTGGCATGCGAACATGTATCAGCTGAACAATAGAAAACATATTATTTTCATGAATGATCTTAGTCGATTAAGCGTCATTGTTGACGAGGTAAGAAGTTCACAGCTTGAAAAAATGAAGGAGAAATTTAAAACGACTTTATCCGAATACCTGAGAAACGAAGGCGTAAGCCAAAGTCTGATTAAACAGTACTTTTTGGAAGGATCGGAAGTGGTGATTTCAAAAACGAATAGCCGCAGTGTTTTGGGAACGATGAAAGAAGTAATTTGGTATACGCAAGATACGCATCTGGAATATGCCGACCATATCGGCCGGATGAAATGGTTAAACAAATTGATTTATAAACCTATTGACTATAAAGAACCGAGGGATGTGTTTAAAGAAGCTTTAAAAACAAGATATAGCCATTCGAAATAA
- a CDS encoding nucleoside-triphosphatase: MTNEEKKQIEELVSILEDVIHEKIPIHLGCCQLSGLYHSGNPWVWSDFDEYYSKLNDIPLPNEYGLWNEEALNTKLTKLDEYKNEVLRAAQQLLNELKVYMSAALACNKNGDGDSGKNVFLLTGKPRMGKSTLIKNMIHRLGSERCGGFYTEEIRDDNERIGFKCVAVDGGRLEIASIKNNSTFKIGRYGVDVKGFEDFVIPLLESSLQSKKVIVIDEIGFMQMLSLPFQEWIRKIIFDHQHVVLGTVPVDSHTEIDKIKNHFRVKIIHINEDNRDTIADEIMQMILTKIE; the protein is encoded by the coding sequence ATGACAAATGAAGAAAAAAAACAGATTGAAGAACTTGTATCCATCCTGGAAGATGTGATCCATGAGAAAATTCCAATCCATTTGGGATGCTGTCAACTTTCCGGTTTGTATCATAGTGGGAATCCATGGGTTTGGAGTGATTTCGATGAATATTATAGCAAGCTTAATGACATACCTTTACCCAATGAATATGGGTTATGGAATGAAGAAGCATTAAACACAAAATTAACGAAATTAGATGAATATAAAAACGAAGTCCTTCGCGCTGCTCAACAGCTATTAAATGAATTAAAAGTTTATATGAGTGCTGCTTTAGCATGTAATAAAAACGGAGATGGAGATTCGGGAAAAAACGTATTTTTACTGACAGGAAAACCACGGATGGGCAAGTCTACTTTAATTAAAAATATGATTCATCGCCTTGGTTCTGAACGTTGCGGTGGCTTCTATACTGAGGAAATACGGGATGATAACGAACGAATCGGTTTTAAGTGTGTGGCTGTCGACGGAGGGAGGCTAGAAATTGCAAGTATCAAAAATAACAGCACCTTTAAAATCGGAAGATATGGTGTCGACGTAAAGGGGTTCGAAGATTTTGTTATTCCGTTATTAGAATCATCATTGCAATCAAAAAAAGTGATCGTTATTGATGAAATAGGTTTTATGCAGATGTTATCCTTACCATTCCAAGAATGGATTCGAAAAATCATATTTGACCATCAACATGTTGTTCTTGGAACGGTTCCTGTAGACAGCCATACAGAGATAGATAAGATTAAAAATCATTTTAGAGTAAAAATCATTCATATTAATGAAGACAATCGTGATACGATAGCTGATGAAATCATGCAAATGATTTTAACGAAAATCGAGTAA
- a CDS encoding ATP-binding protein has product MKRFVIITVGKTHSGKTTFARTLEQKLHNSVVIDQDNHAEFINTYYKNLRPKRGPNTIKYAVTQTIVNHAVNQTDFHLILCNSNRARQGRLHLHNYFQDQGFTRILVHFNLPDHVLKERVAKSQRSTNVFRNASSFVEVLMKQQADSQHADMAAPAENEADHFFVIQNSDEVENVIQNIVSIVQSI; this is encoded by the coding sequence ATGAAGAGATTCGTCATCATAACAGTCGGTAAAACCCATAGCGGGAAAACAACATTTGCCAGGACGCTGGAACAAAAGCTGCATAATTCAGTTGTGATTGACCAGGATAACCATGCGGAATTCATCAATACATATTACAAAAACTTGCGGCCAAAACGAGGACCTAATACGATCAAATACGCCGTCACTCAAACCATTGTAAATCACGCTGTAAATCAGACGGATTTCCATCTCATTCTTTGCAATTCGAATCGTGCTCGTCAAGGCCGACTCCATTTGCATAATTATTTTCAAGATCAAGGGTTTACAAGAATATTGGTTCATTTTAATCTTCCGGATCATGTTCTTAAAGAGCGGGTTGCTAAAAGTCAGCGCAGTACAAATGTTTTTAGGAATGCTTCTTCTTTCGTGGAAGTGCTTATGAAGCAGCAGGCCGATTCTCAACATGCGGATATGGCAGCGCCTGCAGAAAATGAAGCCGACCATTTTTTTGTCATCCAAAACTCTGATGAAGTTGAGAACGTTATTCAGAACATTGTGAGTATTGTTCAAAGTATATGA
- a CDS encoding GNAT family N-acetyltransferase has translation MSIHKDQEIFVPSVIESLAFAYIKPWDEAFDPYIICYENRIVGFFYLSYTPDSTDNYWIGGFQIDKKYQGKGYGILALLEILKFISETHTHCKVVSLTVEKNNEPARRLYEKVGFINQNKENQSGEIIYKLGLEPKYY, from the coding sequence ATATCAATACATAAAGATCAAGAAATATTCGTACCGTCTGTTATTGAGTCGTTAGCTTTTGCTTATATTAAGCCATGGGATGAAGCTTTTGACCCGTATATTATTTGTTATGAAAATAGAATAGTAGGATTCTTTTATTTGTCATATACACCCGATAGCACGGATAACTATTGGATAGGCGGATTTCAAATCGATAAGAAATATCAGGGGAAGGGATATGGGATCCTCGCTCTTTTAGAGATACTCAAGTTCATTAGTGAAACGCACACACATTGTAAAGTTGTTTCATTAACAGTCGAAAAAAATAATGAACCTGCTAGACGATTATATGAAAAAGTGGGATTTATTAATCAAAACAAAGAAAATCAATCTGGCGAGATTATTTACAAGTTAGGTTTAGAGCCCAAATATTATTGA
- a CDS encoding FusB/FusC family EF-G-binding protein, translating into MSTPFIRNHQYNVIKKQTEFLLKTLRTVADRKVLETVRFRAAANIVEAFDDLTKDQQQMLEQITTFETAYDFQRYLSALEPYLEPYPPITLKQIQKLFPKHKKLKVPDLQSIDFRYVTYLSWVDIATGRLFIVYPFEGQFIGIEGRITPTNKKGYCLFCNRHQELAFLTVRTKASLDNYSSIGQYVCMESHGCNQGITNTEALEKFILSARK; encoded by the coding sequence ATGAGTACACCATTTATTAGAAACCATCAGTATAACGTGATTAAGAAACAAACGGAATTTCTTCTGAAAACACTGCGAACCGTCGCGGATCGAAAAGTCTTGGAGACCGTAAGGTTCCGTGCTGCAGCGAACATTGTCGAAGCATTTGATGACCTGACAAAGGATCAGCAGCAAATGCTGGAACAAATTACGACCTTCGAGACGGCATATGATTTCCAGAGATATCTAAGCGCATTGGAACCGTACCTGGAGCCATATCCGCCGATTACGCTAAAACAAATTCAGAAGCTGTTCCCTAAGCATAAGAAACTGAAAGTGCCTGATTTACAATCCATCGACTTTCGATATGTGACATATCTAAGCTGGGTAGATATTGCCACGGGCAGATTGTTTATTGTCTATCCGTTCGAAGGACAGTTCATCGGCATCGAGGGAAGAATCACGCCGACGAACAAGAAAGGGTACTGCTTGTTCTGCAATCGGCATCAAGAGCTTGCATTCCTCACTGTCAGGACCAAGGCTTCGCTGGATAACTATTCTTCCATTGGCCAATATGTATGTATGGAAAGCCATGGATGCAATCAGGGCATTACCAATACAGAGGCACTGGAGAAATTCATTCTCTCAGCGCGTAAATAA
- a CDS encoding GNAT family N-acetyltransferase: protein MKIEVAIESDYQYLFERDSHIAESLIRTKIRDHEIFIFRESNQEIGWMRYGYFWDNTPFLNMIWFDEEYRGQGNGKEAVIYWEELMKQKGFEVVMTSTQSNEDAQHFYRKLGYKDVGCLLQENDPLEVILLKKL from the coding sequence GTGAAGATCGAAGTTGCAATAGAATCAGATTATCAGTACCTTTTTGAAAGAGATAGTCATATTGCCGAGTCATTGATAAGAACTAAAATTAGAGATCATGAAATTTTCATTTTCCGGGAATCTAATCAAGAAATCGGATGGATGAGGTACGGATATTTTTGGGACAATACCCCGTTCCTGAACATGATATGGTTCGATGAAGAATACCGGGGGCAGGGAAATGGTAAGGAAGCTGTAATATATTGGGAAGAACTTATGAAACAGAAAGGCTTTGAAGTCGTAATGACTTCGACTCAATCCAACGAGGATGCGCAGCATTTTTATCGAAAACTCGGCTATAAAGATGTTGGCTGTTTATTGCAAGAAAATGATCCTCTTGAAGTAATTTTGTTAAAAAAGCTTTAA
- a CDS encoding RNA 2'-phosphotransferase, with protein MLNRKQEESLSKFMSKILRHTPEQFGLDLDHEGYCDIQDLLNGIKSEKRWSNVSEADILQVVENCPKQRYEIVNGYIRANYGHSTGRLEYKESIPPAILYHGTNTKVSNKILTEGIKPMGRKYVHLSDTLEFAALAGKRRGELVILEVDTVRALENHVKFYVANHGVWLADYVPPQYLKEFN; from the coding sequence ATGTTAAACAGAAAACAAGAAGAAAGCCTTAGTAAATTTATGAGCAAAATCCTAAGACATACACCGGAACAATTCGGGCTCGACCTGGATCATGAAGGCTATTGTGATATTCAGGATCTGCTCAACGGAATTAAATCAGAGAAAAGATGGTCTAATGTTAGTGAGGCAGATATCCTTCAAGTTGTAGAAAATTGCCCAAAACAAAGATATGAGATTGTGAATGGATACATAAGAGCCAACTATGGACATAGTACGGGAAGACTGGAGTATAAAGAATCTATTCCGCCAGCAATTTTGTATCACGGGACAAACACTAAAGTCAGTAATAAAATCCTCACTGAAGGAATTAAACCCATGGGGAGAAAGTATGTGCATCTGTCAGATACACTGGAATTCGCTGCCTTAGCCGGCAAAAGACGCGGCGAACTCGTTATTCTTGAAGTGGATACGGTAAGAGCTTTAGAAAACCATGTTAAGTTTTATGTTGCAAATCATGGCGTATGGCTTGCTGACTATGTACCTCCACAATACCTTAAGGAGTTTAATTAG
- a CDS encoding ATP-binding protein — translation MECVIFIGIQGSGKSTFYKEHFFKTHMRINLDMLRTRNREDIYLAGSIKAMQRFVVDNTNPTIDDRRKYIEIAKKYKFKVIGYYFEPDYDLSFSRNEMRQGKEKVSEVAIKSTLKKLQKPTYAEGFDELYTVKSADGEFLIEKME, via the coding sequence ATGGAATGTGTTATCTTTATTGGAATTCAAGGTTCTGGTAAGTCGACCTTTTATAAAGAGCATTTTTTTAAAACACATATGCGAATCAACCTTGATATGCTGAGAACAAGAAATCGTGAGGATATTTATTTAGCCGGCTCAATCAAAGCCATGCAGCGATTTGTGGTTGACAATACCAATCCAACGATCGACGATAGAAGAAAATATATAGAAATTGCCAAGAAGTATAAGTTTAAGGTGATAGGCTATTACTTTGAGCCTGACTATGACTTGTCTTTTTCAAGAAATGAGATGAGGCAAGGTAAGGAAAAGGTTAGCGAAGTGGCGATTAAGAGTACTTTAAAGAAGCTGCAGAAGCCTACGTATGCTGAAGGTTTTGATGAACTGTACACAGTTAAATCAGCAGATGGAGAGTTTTTGATTGAGAAGATGGAATGA
- a CDS encoding tRNA(His) guanylyltransferase Thg1 family protein, with translation MKKDDFGNRMKGYENIFRQTLPQRLPLIIRIDGSHFHTYTRGMKKPFDELLTKAFWETCKYLAQNIMGCKLVYHQSDEISVLLTNYDKLTTQSWFENNLQKIVSVSASMATAKFNEAIKEYYPDKPLATFDSRAWVLPHDEVTNYFLWRQQDATKNSISMVAQANFPHHELQGLTGKKLQDKLFLEKGINWNDLPIWQKRGVCITKQYYKKGEATRSKWDVDFETPIFSQHREYINQYVYLG, from the coding sequence ATGAAAAAAGATGACTTTGGCAACCGTATGAAGGGTTATGAAAATATATTCAGGCAAACCCTTCCTCAGAGGCTCCCATTAATAATACGAATAGATGGTTCTCATTTTCATACTTATACCCGTGGAATGAAAAAACCTTTTGATGAGTTATTAACCAAGGCATTTTGGGAGACGTGCAAATACTTAGCTCAGAATATAATGGGCTGTAAATTAGTTTATCATCAAAGTGACGAGATATCTGTACTGCTGACCAACTATGATAAGTTAACCACCCAATCTTGGTTTGAAAATAATCTTCAGAAAATCGTTTCCGTGTCTGCGTCTATGGCGACTGCCAAGTTCAATGAAGCGATTAAGGAATATTATCCTGATAAACCGCTTGCCACATTTGACAGCAGAGCTTGGGTTCTGCCTCATGATGAAGTCACGAATTATTTTCTCTGGAGACAGCAAGATGCAACGAAAAACAGTATTTCTATGGTTGCACAAGCTAATTTTCCTCATCATGAACTCCAAGGTCTAACCGGCAAAAAGCTTCAGGATAAGTTATTCTTGGAGAAGGGAATCAATTGGAACGACCTGCCTATTTGGCAAAAACGCGGTGTATGCATAACTAAACAGTATTATAAAAAAGGTGAAGCTACCCGGAGCAAGTGGGATGTGGATTTTGAAACGCCGATATTCAGTCAACATCGGGAATATATCAATCAATATGTTTATCTCGGGTAA
- a CDS encoding DUF2834 domain-containing protein, whose protein sequence is MGSFAWLDVIVSVVVLTAFILYESKRIKMGLRLLWIPIIGTFTVGVSFGLPIFLFLRELHIEKKKVS, encoded by the coding sequence ATGGGTTCTTTTGCTTGGTTAGATGTCATCGTATCGGTGGTCGTATTAACAGCATTTATTTTATATGAAAGCAAACGGATCAAAATGGGATTGAGACTGTTGTGGATCCCGATCATTGGGACTTTTACGGTTGGTGTCTCATTTGGATTGCCTATTTTTTTATTCCTAAGGGAGTTACACATTGAAAAGAAAAAAGTCAGTTGA